A genomic region of Stigmatopora nigra isolate UIUO_SnigA chromosome 16, RoL_Snig_1.1, whole genome shotgun sequence contains the following coding sequences:
- the LOC144209567 gene encoding uncharacterized protein LOC144209567 isoform X5, producing the protein MMRPPSAMMMTPGTPQMIPVGFMNGEILFEQVHPLMSAAPPQNLFTTINTRKTENVRERPYIKKPPNAFMLFANKYREVVTMQLEKRDSASVHVALGKIWKLLPQADRDKYHEEADAQKRRHAQLYPRWSTCENYGKRRKRRKSKVHPSVPTEDTPDPVAHASSMCLSTVQKDVAVSEDMDSSSEALHYNSLPPSALDSEESVEALIEEKSFMQMPCVQNELSISTDVPTQAAGLEIDHALNLLDCMLLSPASQIELQSVEDGFQLFLGHIEPQVHPLKTEVEDYAKPLSLGESQQLIIKLFESPVNIKVETPLDRAGAVQGHAISAEAPKPLNNTIQLPMDHNETPFSVSERGHPKEEIEPSLIAHCQTLVPGLIEEEGTNEAQLESAHALVVHGQKVTQVFNPPTSIESSKPLIQDLEIPLPSEDLETSSRSQKFASVPSLSKENVSPHVETLSATTESQDRDLLQCLSFGDELQF; encoded by the exons ATG atgAGGCCCCCTTCAGCAATGATGATGACACCCGGAACACCTCAGATGATACCGGTTGGATTTAT GAATGGTGAAATTTTGTTTGAACAGGTACATCCTTTAATGTCAGCAGCGCCTCCCCAAAACCTGTTTACAACAAT AAATACAAGAAAGACTGAAAATGTGCGGGAGCGTCCCTACATAAAGAAACCACCAAACGCTTTCATGTTGTTTGCAAATAAGTACAGAGAGGTTGTCACCATGCAGTTGGAGAAGAGAGACAGTGCATCTGTTCATGTGGCCCTTGGAAAAATT TGGAAATTGCTACCACAGGCGGACAGGGACAAGTATCACGAAGAAGCTGACGCGCAGAAACGCCGTCACGCTCAGCTGTATCCTCGTTGGTCCACCTGCGAGAACTAT gGGAAACGCAGGAAGCGGCGGAAAAGTAAAGTCCACCCCAGTGTTCCAA CAGAAGATACGCCCGATCCAGTCGCCCATGCTAGTAGCATGTGCCTTTCTACAGTCCAGAAAGATGTTGCAGTATCTGAAGACATGGACTCCTCTTCAGAAGCACTACATTACAATTCCCTGCCACCTTCTGCGCTCGATTCAGAAGAGTCGGTGGAAGCTCTGATCGAAGAGAAGTCATTCATGCAGATGCCGTGTGTCCAAAATGAACTTTCCATCTCTACCGATGTACCAACTCAGGCAGCAGGTCTTGAGATAGACCACGCGCTCAATCTTCTAGATTGTATGCTGCTTTCGCCTGCTTCTCAGATTGAGCTACAGAGCGTTGAGGATGGCTTCCAATTGTTTCTGGGGCATATCGAGCCTCAGGTGCACCCTTTAAAGACAGAGGTTGAGGACTACGCCAAACCTCTGAGTTTGGGGGAATCACAGCAGCTCATCATTAAGCTTTTCGAAAGCCCAGTGAATATAAAGGTAGAGACTCCGCTTGACCGGGCCGGGGCCGTTCAGGGTCACGCAATATCGGCAGAGGCGCCCAAACCTCTCAATAATACAATCCAATTGCCGATGGATCATAATGAGACCCCGTTTTCCGTTTCTGAGAGGGGGCATCCAAAAGAAGAGATTGAACCAAGCCTCATTGCACACTGCCAGACTTTGGTACCGGGGTTGATTGAGGAAGAAGGAACAAATGAAGCACAACTGGAATCTGCCCATGCGCTGGTCGTACATGGTCAAAAGGTAACACAAGTGTTCAATCCGCCCACATCAATAGAATCCTCCAAACCACTAATCCAAGACCTTGAAATCCCACTACCATCGGAGGATTTGGAGACTTCCAGTAGGAGTCAGAAATTTGCATCTGTTCCTTCTCTGAGCAAGGAAAATGTTTCTCCACATGTTGAGACTTTATCTGCAACGACAGAGTCACAAGATAGAGACCTACTCCAGTGTCTCAGTTTTGGTGATGAGCTACAGTTTTAG
- the LOC144209567 gene encoding uncharacterized protein LOC144209567 isoform X2, translating into MKMHPIRPECHPRPRLPTLPVGARLSQPSTMMAGPNMYNIQQQIRPPLHLNSHAGFHNHSQQLPPQWPVQNVLGPHPQQMMRPPSAMMMTPGTPQMIPVGFMNGEILFEQVHPLMSAAPPQNLFTTINTRKTENVRERPYIKKPPNAFMLFANKYREVVTMQLEKRDSASVHVALGKIWKLLPQADRDKYHEEADAQKRRHAQLYPRWSTCENYGKRRKRRKSKVHPSVPTEDTPDPVAHASSMCLSTVQKDVAVSEDMDSSSEALHYNSLPPSALDSEESVEALIEEKSFMQMPCVQNELSISTDVPTQAAGLEIDHALNLLDCMLLSPASQIELQSVEDGFQLFLGHIEPQVHPLKTEVEDYAKPLSLGESQQLIIKLFESPVNIKVETPLDRAGAVQGHAISAEAPKPLNNTIQLPMDHNETPFSVSERGHPKEEIEPSLIAHCQTLVPGLIEEEGTNEAQLESAHALVVHGQKVTQVFNPPTSIESSKPLIQDLEIPLPSEDLETSSRSQKFASVPSLSKENVSPHVETLSATTESQDRDLLQCLSFGDELQF; encoded by the exons ATGAAAATGCATCCGATCAGGCCCGAGTGTCATCCTCGCCCGCGGTTGCCCACTTTGCCTGTGGGGGCTCGTTTATCACAGCCATCTACAATGATGGCGGGTCCCAACATGTACAATATTCAACAGCAAATTAGACCACCATTACACCTTAATAGTCATGCCGGTTTTCATAATCATAGCCAG CAACTGCCTCCTCAGTGGCCTGTGCAAAATGTTTTAGGTCCACATCCTCAACAGATG atgAGGCCCCCTTCAGCAATGATGATGACACCCGGAACACCTCAGATGATACCGGTTGGATTTAT GAATGGTGAAATTTTGTTTGAACAGGTACATCCTTTAATGTCAGCAGCGCCTCCCCAAAACCTGTTTACAACAAT AAATACAAGAAAGACTGAAAATGTGCGGGAGCGTCCCTACATAAAGAAACCACCAAACGCTTTCATGTTGTTTGCAAATAAGTACAGAGAGGTTGTCACCATGCAGTTGGAGAAGAGAGACAGTGCATCTGTTCATGTGGCCCTTGGAAAAATT TGGAAATTGCTACCACAGGCGGACAGGGACAAGTATCACGAAGAAGCTGACGCGCAGAAACGCCGTCACGCTCAGCTGTATCCTCGTTGGTCCACCTGCGAGAACTAT gGGAAACGCAGGAAGCGGCGGAAAAGTAAAGTCCACCCCAGTGTTCCAA CAGAAGATACGCCCGATCCAGTCGCCCATGCTAGTAGCATGTGCCTTTCTACAGTCCAGAAAGATGTTGCAGTATCTGAAGACATGGACTCCTCTTCAGAAGCACTACATTACAATTCCCTGCCACCTTCTGCGCTCGATTCAGAAGAGTCGGTGGAAGCTCTGATCGAAGAGAAGTCATTCATGCAGATGCCGTGTGTCCAAAATGAACTTTCCATCTCTACCGATGTACCAACTCAGGCAGCAGGTCTTGAGATAGACCACGCGCTCAATCTTCTAGATTGTATGCTGCTTTCGCCTGCTTCTCAGATTGAGCTACAGAGCGTTGAGGATGGCTTCCAATTGTTTCTGGGGCATATCGAGCCTCAGGTGCACCCTTTAAAGACAGAGGTTGAGGACTACGCCAAACCTCTGAGTTTGGGGGAATCACAGCAGCTCATCATTAAGCTTTTCGAAAGCCCAGTGAATATAAAGGTAGAGACTCCGCTTGACCGGGCCGGGGCCGTTCAGGGTCACGCAATATCGGCAGAGGCGCCCAAACCTCTCAATAATACAATCCAATTGCCGATGGATCATAATGAGACCCCGTTTTCCGTTTCTGAGAGGGGGCATCCAAAAGAAGAGATTGAACCAAGCCTCATTGCACACTGCCAGACTTTGGTACCGGGGTTGATTGAGGAAGAAGGAACAAATGAAGCACAACTGGAATCTGCCCATGCGCTGGTCGTACATGGTCAAAAGGTAACACAAGTGTTCAATCCGCCCACATCAATAGAATCCTCCAAACCACTAATCCAAGACCTTGAAATCCCACTACCATCGGAGGATTTGGAGACTTCCAGTAGGAGTCAGAAATTTGCATCTGTTCCTTCTCTGAGCAAGGAAAATGTTTCTCCACATGTTGAGACTTTATCTGCAACGACAGAGTCACAAGATAGAGACCTACTCCAGTGTCTCAGTTTTGGTGATGAGCTACAGTTTTAG
- the LOC144209567 gene encoding uncharacterized protein LOC144209567 isoform X1 — translation MKMHPIRPECHPRPRLPTLPVGARLSQPSTMMAGPNMYNIQQQIRPPLHLNSHAGFHNHSQQQLPPQWPVQNVLGPHPQQMMRPPSAMMMTPGTPQMIPVGFMNGEILFEQVHPLMSAAPPQNLFTTINTRKTENVRERPYIKKPPNAFMLFANKYREVVTMQLEKRDSASVHVALGKIWKLLPQADRDKYHEEADAQKRRHAQLYPRWSTCENYGKRRKRRKSKVHPSVPTEDTPDPVAHASSMCLSTVQKDVAVSEDMDSSSEALHYNSLPPSALDSEESVEALIEEKSFMQMPCVQNELSISTDVPTQAAGLEIDHALNLLDCMLLSPASQIELQSVEDGFQLFLGHIEPQVHPLKTEVEDYAKPLSLGESQQLIIKLFESPVNIKVETPLDRAGAVQGHAISAEAPKPLNNTIQLPMDHNETPFSVSERGHPKEEIEPSLIAHCQTLVPGLIEEEGTNEAQLESAHALVVHGQKVTQVFNPPTSIESSKPLIQDLEIPLPSEDLETSSRSQKFASVPSLSKENVSPHVETLSATTESQDRDLLQCLSFGDELQF, via the exons ATGAAAATGCATCCGATCAGGCCCGAGTGTCATCCTCGCCCGCGGTTGCCCACTTTGCCTGTGGGGGCTCGTTTATCACAGCCATCTACAATGATGGCGGGTCCCAACATGTACAATATTCAACAGCAAATTAGACCACCATTACACCTTAATAGTCATGCCGGTTTTCATAATCATAGCCAG CAGCAACTGCCTCCTCAGTGGCCTGTGCAAAATGTTTTAGGTCCACATCCTCAACAGATG atgAGGCCCCCTTCAGCAATGATGATGACACCCGGAACACCTCAGATGATACCGGTTGGATTTAT GAATGGTGAAATTTTGTTTGAACAGGTACATCCTTTAATGTCAGCAGCGCCTCCCCAAAACCTGTTTACAACAAT AAATACAAGAAAGACTGAAAATGTGCGGGAGCGTCCCTACATAAAGAAACCACCAAACGCTTTCATGTTGTTTGCAAATAAGTACAGAGAGGTTGTCACCATGCAGTTGGAGAAGAGAGACAGTGCATCTGTTCATGTGGCCCTTGGAAAAATT TGGAAATTGCTACCACAGGCGGACAGGGACAAGTATCACGAAGAAGCTGACGCGCAGAAACGCCGTCACGCTCAGCTGTATCCTCGTTGGTCCACCTGCGAGAACTAT gGGAAACGCAGGAAGCGGCGGAAAAGTAAAGTCCACCCCAGTGTTCCAA CAGAAGATACGCCCGATCCAGTCGCCCATGCTAGTAGCATGTGCCTTTCTACAGTCCAGAAAGATGTTGCAGTATCTGAAGACATGGACTCCTCTTCAGAAGCACTACATTACAATTCCCTGCCACCTTCTGCGCTCGATTCAGAAGAGTCGGTGGAAGCTCTGATCGAAGAGAAGTCATTCATGCAGATGCCGTGTGTCCAAAATGAACTTTCCATCTCTACCGATGTACCAACTCAGGCAGCAGGTCTTGAGATAGACCACGCGCTCAATCTTCTAGATTGTATGCTGCTTTCGCCTGCTTCTCAGATTGAGCTACAGAGCGTTGAGGATGGCTTCCAATTGTTTCTGGGGCATATCGAGCCTCAGGTGCACCCTTTAAAGACAGAGGTTGAGGACTACGCCAAACCTCTGAGTTTGGGGGAATCACAGCAGCTCATCATTAAGCTTTTCGAAAGCCCAGTGAATATAAAGGTAGAGACTCCGCTTGACCGGGCCGGGGCCGTTCAGGGTCACGCAATATCGGCAGAGGCGCCCAAACCTCTCAATAATACAATCCAATTGCCGATGGATCATAATGAGACCCCGTTTTCCGTTTCTGAGAGGGGGCATCCAAAAGAAGAGATTGAACCAAGCCTCATTGCACACTGCCAGACTTTGGTACCGGGGTTGATTGAGGAAGAAGGAACAAATGAAGCACAACTGGAATCTGCCCATGCGCTGGTCGTACATGGTCAAAAGGTAACACAAGTGTTCAATCCGCCCACATCAATAGAATCCTCCAAACCACTAATCCAAGACCTTGAAATCCCACTACCATCGGAGGATTTGGAGACTTCCAGTAGGAGTCAGAAATTTGCATCTGTTCCTTCTCTGAGCAAGGAAAATGTTTCTCCACATGTTGAGACTTTATCTGCAACGACAGAGTCACAAGATAGAGACCTACTCCAGTGTCTCAGTTTTGGTGATGAGCTACAGTTTTAG
- the LOC144209567 gene encoding uncharacterized protein LOC144209567 isoform X3, protein MSCHRSKVVVKVYFSVIHKASGQWFRLMSSALGFYFLPPHQQQLPPQWPVQNVLGPHPQQMMRPPSAMMMTPGTPQMIPVGFMNGEILFEQVHPLMSAAPPQNLFTTINTRKTENVRERPYIKKPPNAFMLFANKYREVVTMQLEKRDSASVHVALGKIWKLLPQADRDKYHEEADAQKRRHAQLYPRWSTCENYGKRRKRRKSKVHPSVPTEDTPDPVAHASSMCLSTVQKDVAVSEDMDSSSEALHYNSLPPSALDSEESVEALIEEKSFMQMPCVQNELSISTDVPTQAAGLEIDHALNLLDCMLLSPASQIELQSVEDGFQLFLGHIEPQVHPLKTEVEDYAKPLSLGESQQLIIKLFESPVNIKVETPLDRAGAVQGHAISAEAPKPLNNTIQLPMDHNETPFSVSERGHPKEEIEPSLIAHCQTLVPGLIEEEGTNEAQLESAHALVVHGQKVTQVFNPPTSIESSKPLIQDLEIPLPSEDLETSSRSQKFASVPSLSKENVSPHVETLSATTESQDRDLLQCLSFGDELQF, encoded by the exons ATGTCGTGTCATCGTTCAAAAGTAGTGGTTAAGGTTTATTTCTCAGTCATTCATAAGGCATCTGGTCAGTGGTTTAGACTCATGTCCAGTGCTCTgggcttttattttcttcccccTCATCAG CAGCAACTGCCTCCTCAGTGGCCTGTGCAAAATGTTTTAGGTCCACATCCTCAACAGATG atgAGGCCCCCTTCAGCAATGATGATGACACCCGGAACACCTCAGATGATACCGGTTGGATTTAT GAATGGTGAAATTTTGTTTGAACAGGTACATCCTTTAATGTCAGCAGCGCCTCCCCAAAACCTGTTTACAACAAT AAATACAAGAAAGACTGAAAATGTGCGGGAGCGTCCCTACATAAAGAAACCACCAAACGCTTTCATGTTGTTTGCAAATAAGTACAGAGAGGTTGTCACCATGCAGTTGGAGAAGAGAGACAGTGCATCTGTTCATGTGGCCCTTGGAAAAATT TGGAAATTGCTACCACAGGCGGACAGGGACAAGTATCACGAAGAAGCTGACGCGCAGAAACGCCGTCACGCTCAGCTGTATCCTCGTTGGTCCACCTGCGAGAACTAT gGGAAACGCAGGAAGCGGCGGAAAAGTAAAGTCCACCCCAGTGTTCCAA CAGAAGATACGCCCGATCCAGTCGCCCATGCTAGTAGCATGTGCCTTTCTACAGTCCAGAAAGATGTTGCAGTATCTGAAGACATGGACTCCTCTTCAGAAGCACTACATTACAATTCCCTGCCACCTTCTGCGCTCGATTCAGAAGAGTCGGTGGAAGCTCTGATCGAAGAGAAGTCATTCATGCAGATGCCGTGTGTCCAAAATGAACTTTCCATCTCTACCGATGTACCAACTCAGGCAGCAGGTCTTGAGATAGACCACGCGCTCAATCTTCTAGATTGTATGCTGCTTTCGCCTGCTTCTCAGATTGAGCTACAGAGCGTTGAGGATGGCTTCCAATTGTTTCTGGGGCATATCGAGCCTCAGGTGCACCCTTTAAAGACAGAGGTTGAGGACTACGCCAAACCTCTGAGTTTGGGGGAATCACAGCAGCTCATCATTAAGCTTTTCGAAAGCCCAGTGAATATAAAGGTAGAGACTCCGCTTGACCGGGCCGGGGCCGTTCAGGGTCACGCAATATCGGCAGAGGCGCCCAAACCTCTCAATAATACAATCCAATTGCCGATGGATCATAATGAGACCCCGTTTTCCGTTTCTGAGAGGGGGCATCCAAAAGAAGAGATTGAACCAAGCCTCATTGCACACTGCCAGACTTTGGTACCGGGGTTGATTGAGGAAGAAGGAACAAATGAAGCACAACTGGAATCTGCCCATGCGCTGGTCGTACATGGTCAAAAGGTAACACAAGTGTTCAATCCGCCCACATCAATAGAATCCTCCAAACCACTAATCCAAGACCTTGAAATCCCACTACCATCGGAGGATTTGGAGACTTCCAGTAGGAGTCAGAAATTTGCATCTGTTCCTTCTCTGAGCAAGGAAAATGTTTCTCCACATGTTGAGACTTTATCTGCAACGACAGAGTCACAAGATAGAGACCTACTCCAGTGTCTCAGTTTTGGTGATGAGCTACAGTTTTAG
- the LOC144209568 gene encoding copine-3-like: MASGGVPTGNACWPSSVELTISCENLIDMDVFSKSDPLCALYINTSGSQWHELGRTEMILNCLNPKFARKFVIDYYFETVQRVKFCVYDIDNNTYSLEDDDFLGQLECTLGQIVSNKQMTRPLMLKNGRPAGRGTITIAAEEISDTRVANFEACARNLDKKFLWWSDPFLEFYKQTDTGWQLAHRTEVINNNLNPTWRPFRISLRSLCGGNVEKTIKVDCFDYHVNGSHRLIGSFKTTLAEMQIATHVSPIQFECINPKKLKKKDYKNSGVIFIKSCRVEKEYTFLDYIMGGCQLNFTIAIDFTGSNGDPNQPNSLHYINPEGFNEYLSAIWAVGNVIQDYDSHKKFPVFGFGAQIPPTWQVSHQFPVNFNPSYPFCDGIEGVVQAYRHCLPQLKLWGPTNFSPVINYVASIARQSLYQNKAAQYFVLLIITDGVITDMDLTRAAIVEAARLPMSIIIVGVGAADFSEMEFLDSDDKALLSPTGEAAARDIVQFVPFRSFHGNNVALTQSVLAELPEQVSSFFNSYKLKPPNEASQ, from the exons ATGGCTTCCGGCGGAGTCCCGACTGGTAACGCCTGTTGGCCCAGTAGTGTGGAACTAACAATCTCCTGCGAAAACCTCATAGACATGGACGTCTTCTCAAAGTCTGACCCTCTCTGTGCCTTGTACATCAATACCTCTGGTTCCCAGTGGCATGAG TTGGGCCGCACCGAGATGATCCTCAACTGCTTAAATCCCAAATTTGCAAGAAAGTTTGTCATCGACTACTATTTCGAGACTGTGCAGAGGGTCAAATTTTGCGTGTATGACATCGATAACAACACTTACAGCCTGGAAGATGATGATTTTCTCGGGCAACTTGAATGCACTCTTGGCCAG ATTGTTTCTAACAAGCAGATGACTCGACCTTTAATGTTGAAGAATGGCAGGCCAGCAGGACGTGGTACTATTACA aTTGCTGCTGAAGAAATATCAGACACCAGAGTAGCAAACTTTGAGGCGTGTGCCCGCAACCTGGATAAAAAG TTTTTATGGTGGTCCGACCCGTTTTTGGAATTCTACAAGCAGACAGACACTGGATGGCAGCTGGCTCACAGGACTGAG GTGATCAATAACAACCTCAACCCGACTTGGCGGCCTTTCCGCATTTCACTGCGATCTCTGTGTGgaggaaatgttgaaaaaactATTAAg GTTGACTGCTTTGACTATCATGTCAACGGTTCCCACCGTCTTATTGGGAGTTTTAAAACCACTCTTGCTGAAATGCAAATTGCAACCCATGTTTCCCCT ATTCAGTTTGAGTGCATCAACCCAAAGAAGCTAAAGAAGAAAGATTATAAAAACTCTGGGGTCATTTTCATTAAGAGTTGTAGG GTGGAAAAAGAATACACTTTCTTGGATTACATCATGGGTGGTTGCCAACTCAACTTTACT ATTGCCATTGACTTCACTGGTTCAAATGGTGATCCCAATCAACCCAATTCCCTCCACTACATCAACCCAGAGGGCTTTAATGAATACCTGTCAGCAATCTGGGCTGTGGGTAATGTCATCCAGGACTATGACAG TCACAAAAAGTTTCCAGTTTTTGGGTTTGGAGCTCAGATTCCTCCAACTTGGCAg GTTTCTCACCAATTTCCCGTCAATTTCAACCCATCATACCCATTCTGCGATG GCATTGAAGGTGTGGTCCAAGCCTATAGGCATTGTCTACCCCAATTAAAGCTCTGGGGGCCAACTAACTTCTCCCCAGTTATCAACTATGTAGCCAGCATCGCCAGGCAAAGTCTCTACCAGAATAAAGCTGCA CAATATTTTGTGCTGCTCATCATCACAGACGGCGTCATCACGGACATGGACTTGACCCGAGCGGCAATTGTAGAAGCCGCTCGCCTGCCCATGTCCATTATCATCGTAGGCGTGGGTGCTGCAGACTTCAGTGAAATGGAATTCCTTGACAGTGACGACAAAGCACTGCTGTCGCCCACCGGTGAAGCTGCTGCGCGGGATATTGTCCAGTTTGTGCCTTTTAGAAGTTTCCAT GGAAACAACGTGGCGCTCACCCAAAGTGTCCTGGCAGAGTTACCCGAGCAAGTGTCGTCCTTCTTCAATTCATACAAGTTAAAACCACCTAACGAGGCCAGCCAgtaa
- the LOC144209567 gene encoding uncharacterized protein LOC144209567 isoform X4, whose amino-acid sequence MSCHRSKVVVKVYFSVIHKASGQWFRLMSSALGFYFLPPHQQLPPQWPVQNVLGPHPQQMMRPPSAMMMTPGTPQMIPVGFMNGEILFEQVHPLMSAAPPQNLFTTINTRKTENVRERPYIKKPPNAFMLFANKYREVVTMQLEKRDSASVHVALGKIWKLLPQADRDKYHEEADAQKRRHAQLYPRWSTCENYGKRRKRRKSKVHPSVPTEDTPDPVAHASSMCLSTVQKDVAVSEDMDSSSEALHYNSLPPSALDSEESVEALIEEKSFMQMPCVQNELSISTDVPTQAAGLEIDHALNLLDCMLLSPASQIELQSVEDGFQLFLGHIEPQVHPLKTEVEDYAKPLSLGESQQLIIKLFESPVNIKVETPLDRAGAVQGHAISAEAPKPLNNTIQLPMDHNETPFSVSERGHPKEEIEPSLIAHCQTLVPGLIEEEGTNEAQLESAHALVVHGQKVTQVFNPPTSIESSKPLIQDLEIPLPSEDLETSSRSQKFASVPSLSKENVSPHVETLSATTESQDRDLLQCLSFGDELQF is encoded by the exons ATGTCGTGTCATCGTTCAAAAGTAGTGGTTAAGGTTTATTTCTCAGTCATTCATAAGGCATCTGGTCAGTGGTTTAGACTCATGTCCAGTGCTCTgggcttttattttcttcccccTCATCAG CAACTGCCTCCTCAGTGGCCTGTGCAAAATGTTTTAGGTCCACATCCTCAACAGATG atgAGGCCCCCTTCAGCAATGATGATGACACCCGGAACACCTCAGATGATACCGGTTGGATTTAT GAATGGTGAAATTTTGTTTGAACAGGTACATCCTTTAATGTCAGCAGCGCCTCCCCAAAACCTGTTTACAACAAT AAATACAAGAAAGACTGAAAATGTGCGGGAGCGTCCCTACATAAAGAAACCACCAAACGCTTTCATGTTGTTTGCAAATAAGTACAGAGAGGTTGTCACCATGCAGTTGGAGAAGAGAGACAGTGCATCTGTTCATGTGGCCCTTGGAAAAATT TGGAAATTGCTACCACAGGCGGACAGGGACAAGTATCACGAAGAAGCTGACGCGCAGAAACGCCGTCACGCTCAGCTGTATCCTCGTTGGTCCACCTGCGAGAACTAT gGGAAACGCAGGAAGCGGCGGAAAAGTAAAGTCCACCCCAGTGTTCCAA CAGAAGATACGCCCGATCCAGTCGCCCATGCTAGTAGCATGTGCCTTTCTACAGTCCAGAAAGATGTTGCAGTATCTGAAGACATGGACTCCTCTTCAGAAGCACTACATTACAATTCCCTGCCACCTTCTGCGCTCGATTCAGAAGAGTCGGTGGAAGCTCTGATCGAAGAGAAGTCATTCATGCAGATGCCGTGTGTCCAAAATGAACTTTCCATCTCTACCGATGTACCAACTCAGGCAGCAGGTCTTGAGATAGACCACGCGCTCAATCTTCTAGATTGTATGCTGCTTTCGCCTGCTTCTCAGATTGAGCTACAGAGCGTTGAGGATGGCTTCCAATTGTTTCTGGGGCATATCGAGCCTCAGGTGCACCCTTTAAAGACAGAGGTTGAGGACTACGCCAAACCTCTGAGTTTGGGGGAATCACAGCAGCTCATCATTAAGCTTTTCGAAAGCCCAGTGAATATAAAGGTAGAGACTCCGCTTGACCGGGCCGGGGCCGTTCAGGGTCACGCAATATCGGCAGAGGCGCCCAAACCTCTCAATAATACAATCCAATTGCCGATGGATCATAATGAGACCCCGTTTTCCGTTTCTGAGAGGGGGCATCCAAAAGAAGAGATTGAACCAAGCCTCATTGCACACTGCCAGACTTTGGTACCGGGGTTGATTGAGGAAGAAGGAACAAATGAAGCACAACTGGAATCTGCCCATGCGCTGGTCGTACATGGTCAAAAGGTAACACAAGTGTTCAATCCGCCCACATCAATAGAATCCTCCAAACCACTAATCCAAGACCTTGAAATCCCACTACCATCGGAGGATTTGGAGACTTCCAGTAGGAGTCAGAAATTTGCATCTGTTCCTTCTCTGAGCAAGGAAAATGTTTCTCCACATGTTGAGACTTTATCTGCAACGACAGAGTCACAAGATAGAGACCTACTCCAGTGTCTCAGTTTTGGTGATGAGCTACAGTTTTAG